One segment of Aquimarina sp. BL5 DNA contains the following:
- a CDS encoding phosphoribosyltransferase family protein, protein MQAKDNIILTHEQIQHKIKRIAYQIYETNVNEKEIVIAGIAENGYIFAQRLKEILEDISSISVTLCKVTMDKSAPQNTVQTSITSSVYENKSLILADDVLNSGTALAYGVKHFLDVPLTRFKTAVLVNRNHKKYPIKADFKGISLSTSLHEHVNVTFGKNDLAVLE, encoded by the coding sequence ATGCAAGCTAAAGATAATATCATTCTTACTCATGAACAAATTCAGCATAAGATTAAGAGAATAGCTTATCAAATTTATGAAACTAATGTAAACGAAAAAGAGATCGTTATTGCCGGTATTGCAGAAAACGGATACATTTTTGCTCAAAGACTAAAAGAGATTTTAGAAGACATTTCGAGTATTAGTGTAACGCTTTGTAAGGTAACTATGGATAAATCCGCTCCTCAAAACACTGTTCAAACTTCGATCACCTCATCAGTGTATGAAAATAAGTCTCTTATCCTAGCGGATGATGTTCTTAATTCGGGAACTGCTTTAGCTTATGGAGTAAAACATTTTTTAGATGTTCCACTAACAAGATTTAAAACAGCGGTCCTCGTGAATAGAAATCATAAAAAGTATCCTATTAAGGCTGATTTTAAAGGTATTTCATTATCTACTTCTTTACATGAGCATGTAAATGTAACTTTCGGTAAAAATGATCTTGCAGTACTAGAATAA
- a CDS encoding methyltransferase domain-containing protein yields the protein MKLDAHFWSNKYKLHQTGWDIGYASPPIISYFNQLDNKDLKILIPGCGNAYEAILLFEMGFKNLYILDFVKETLNKFEEKQPNFPKSQILYEDFFSVQDQFDIIIEQTFFCALLPDQRKAYVSKMKSLLKPNGKLVGLFFENDFEKTGPPFGGNKKEYLALFSSSFKIKKLEKCYNSIPPRMDNELFFIFENN from the coding sequence ATGAAATTAGATGCGCATTTCTGGAGTAATAAATACAAACTACATCAAACAGGTTGGGATATTGGATATGCATCCCCTCCGATTATATCATATTTTAATCAATTAGATAACAAAGACCTTAAAATATTAATTCCGGGATGTGGAAATGCTTACGAAGCAATACTTTTATTTGAAATGGGATTTAAAAACCTATACATTCTAGATTTTGTAAAAGAGACACTTAACAAATTTGAAGAAAAGCAACCTAATTTTCCAAAATCTCAAATACTGTATGAAGATTTCTTTAGCGTACAAGACCAATTTGATATCATTATAGAACAAACATTTTTCTGTGCCTTATTACCTGATCAAAGAAAAGCGTATGTTTCTAAAATGAAATCACTACTAAAACCTAACGGAAAACTAGTTGGTTTATTTTTTGAGAATGATTTCGAAAAAACTGGCCCTCCATTTGGCGGAAATAAAAAGGAATATTTAGCGCTATTCTCTTCGTCTTTCAAAATTAAAAAATTAGAAAAATGTTATAATTCCATTCCTCCGCGTATGGATAACGAACTCTTTTTTATCTTTGAGAATAATTAA
- a CDS encoding shikimate kinase, whose product MNIILLGYMGCGKSSIGKDLASKLEMKCLDLDDYIETQEKKSINQIFEDKGEIYFRKKENLYLKEALETQNNTIISLGGGTPCFVGNLEIIKNNENAKSVYLKTSLQELVNRLFLEKGKRPLIAHVSSKDDLKDFIRKHLFERSFYYNQAEYVISTDDKAVEEIATEIKNTLF is encoded by the coding sequence ATGAATATTATTTTATTGGGATATATGGGATGTGGTAAATCTTCGATTGGCAAGGATTTAGCTTCTAAGTTAGAAATGAAATGTCTGGATCTGGATGATTATATAGAAACTCAAGAAAAGAAATCAATAAATCAAATTTTTGAAGATAAAGGAGAAATATATTTCAGAAAAAAAGAAAATTTATATCTAAAAGAGGCACTAGAAACACAAAATAACACTATAATCTCTCTAGGTGGAGGGACTCCTTGTTTTGTAGGAAATCTGGAGATCATAAAAAATAATGAAAATGCTAAAAGCGTTTATTTAAAAACGTCATTACAGGAATTAGTGAATAGGTTATTTTTAGAAAAAGGAAAACGACCCTTAATAGCCCACGTTTCATCTAAAGATGATCTAAAGGATTTTATTCGGAAACACCTTTTTGAACGTTCATTTTATTATAATCAGGCAGAGTATGTAATTTCTACAGATGATAAAGCTGTTGAAGAAATAGCAACCGAGATAAAGAATACCTTATTCTAG